The Halobacteriovorax sp. DA5 genome includes the window TAACACTAGGCACACACAACACACGCACATTACACAGACATTTTGACGGAGGAAAACGCAATGAATGCAATCGCGATGAATGGATTATCGTTTGGTTTCTATCGTGAATTGGCCATGACACTAGTATGGTATATTGGCTCACTCTCGTTGATGTTATCGCTATTTGTTTTTGTTATCAGACCAAAATTTGGTCTAGCGCAAGCGCAGCAAGCTGAATTTAGAACACAGATGGAGATTGCAAAATTTATTCACACAAGAAAGTCCCAAGTAGCATTTGGGAATGAAAAAAACTGGAAGTATCTACGTAAGCAAGTCTTTCGTATCCAAGGCACAAAGTGTCTAAAGTGTGGAATCGAGCACGACAATATGCACATTGATCATATAAAACCTAAATCGATTCACCCACACTTAGAGTTTATGATTGATAACCTTCAGGTTCTTTGTCCAAGTTGTAACCGTGAAAAGTCGAATAAAGAAGAAGTCGACTATCGCAAGGGACATCATTTAATGGCATTAGTAAATACCATTAAGGAGAATAAGTTATTAAGAGAAAGGTATACTTATGACTTTGACAAGCTAACGGGCCTTACAAAAGAAAAAATGCAATTTGAATTAGCAGCATAATCAAATGAAAGAAGGGAGCGCAGGCTCCCTTTTCAATTATAGATATTCGATTTTAGTTACTGAAAATAAAAAGACGTCCTCTTCAGTTTCGACCATTGTCTCTACTGAGGAAATTGAAGGCCTACGGCCCTTATAGTACACATCGATCATACCAGCGTTTGTAATCGCATAATCAAGTTTTGAATATTTAAAAAGTTGAGTTACAAGTCCACCAGATCCACTTAAGTAATAATTTGTATACGCAGATGATCTTGTATAGTCGTAGCCAAGATCATGAGAAACATTCTTAATAAGAAAGTTATCACCTTCTCCAACATTGCAATTGAAAACATTCAAACTATTGTTCCATTCAAGAACTTGTGTAACTTCACATTCAGCTGAAATAACTATTTCATTTGTCAGCATATTTGTAATTTCAAAGTCAAATTGAAATCTTGCCGTAGACTTGGCACTTGCATTCGAACTAATAAAAATAAATGATAAAAGTAGCGTCAAAATTATTCTATTCATAAAAACTCCCTAATAAAAATTTAAAGATAGATTATAAATTTTGAAATGAATAGAATATATTCAGGATATGAAAGTTGGAAAAACTCTCCCCGATTTTGTCACACGAGTAACAAATTTAGACACAATTAAATAAAATCAGTCATTTATATCATCACTACCAGGATTAAATAGATTGAAATTGAGCACTAAAGTAACAACATCTTCATCAGTATCTTCAGAAACTATCTTTTTAAAATCTTCAAAAAATCTCAAGTAAAGAGCAATGATTTGTTGTCTTGCAGATTGGCTTGCATTAAAAACCATAGAACCGTAAGCATCTTTTTCTGACTTATCCTTTATATTTGCGATGGCCTTTTCAAGCCAGAACTTACGAATATCATTCATTTGCTGACGGCTACCTCGATCACTAATTTTAATTTTTCCAGCACGATAGATTCCATCGACTTTTTCAATCAATTTATTATTTTCACAAATAACTAGAATATCATTAACTTCTTTTATACTAAGGCCTGTGGCCTTTGCTAGAAACGAATCCTGATGAAAGCTAAGTTTTTTATATGCAGGTAAATCCAAACAAATAAGAACAATTCCAATATTTGGGTTATCAAAATAGTGTTTAGTAATCTCAAGGCGCATCTTATTATAATTATCAAGGAGTGGAATTGACTTCTGTGAAGTTAATTCGAAGACAAGGGCCATCGATTCCATCTCATCAAGTCCAAATACGATTTGTAAGAAATCATTTAAACACAGTCCTGTCTCGCCACTTTTTAAACGTCTTAATTTTGATGTAGTAATGCCACATGAGCTAGAGATGTCATTTAAGGATTTATTACTAAAAATAAAATCAAGTAATTTAGATGGCTCTTGTAAGGTATCTTGATAGCGTAAATAGGACAAAAGAATATTTTTAAGATCAATCTTAAATATGTCACACAAAGATAAAAAGTCTTCCCATGAAGTCTTTGAATGACCTTTTTCCCAACGATGGACAATATTAGAGCTGGCGCCTAATTTCTGATTAACCCATTCTTGGCTTTTGTCACCACGAATTGATCTTATTAACTGTTGTGATAATTCATCAAAATCAAAATCTGTCGTAATACTCATAATCTCTTATCGACAAATTTCATTCATATTTAAGT containing:
- a CDS encoding HNH endonuclease, which produces MNAIAMNGLSFGFYRELAMTLVWYIGSLSLMLSLFVFVIRPKFGLAQAQQAEFRTQMEIAKFIHTRKSQVAFGNEKNWKYLRKQVFRIQGTKCLKCGIEHDNMHIDHIKPKSIHPHLEFMIDNLQVLCPSCNREKSNKEEVDYRKGHHLMALVNTIKENKLLRERYTYDFDKLTGLTKEKMQFELAA
- a CDS encoding DUF4423 domain-containing protein, with product MSITTDFDFDELSQQLIRSIRGDKSQEWVNQKLGASSNIVHRWEKGHSKTSWEDFLSLCDIFKIDLKNILLSYLRYQDTLQEPSKLLDFIFSNKSLNDISSSCGITTSKLRRLKSGETGLCLNDFLQIVFGLDEMESMALVFELTSQKSIPLLDNYNKMRLEITKHYFDNPNIGIVLICLDLPAYKKLSFHQDSFLAKATGLSIKEVNDILVICENNKLIEKVDGIYRAGKIKISDRGSRQQMNDIRKFWLEKAIANIKDKSEKDAYGSMVFNASQSARQQIIALYLRFFEDFKKIVSEDTDEDVVTLVLNFNLFNPGSDDIND